One window of Parabacteroides sp. FAFU027 genomic DNA carries:
- a CDS encoding efflux RND transporter periplasmic adaptor subunit yields the protein MKSLISTALLTVVIGMTSCSSKEKNEAVTDDTKPVPVVIATPSGNSGSGILLSGKLESENTANISTRVMGYISSIRVKVGDRVQKGALLATISSKDIQAKKAQAVAMIAAAEAAYKNAAKDYNRFQTLHKQQSASDKELENVTLQYTAAKSNLEAARQGLKEVNAMLSYTNITAPFSGVITQKLADEGSMANPGMPLLILEQNGLLRLSATVSESDINQINVGEVAQVDIKSTGKSFQGKITELSPSSQATGGQYVVKITIPANQQKELLSGMYANATVAGKSTGSSQSGSIQVPVASIVNRDQLTGLYVVSDKNKASLRWVRLGKVSGDQVEVLSGLNANERFVLQADGKLYNGVTVVAKN from the coding sequence ATGAAATCACTCATATCCACAGCCTTACTGACAGTCGTCATAGGTATGACGAGCTGTTCATCCAAAGAAAAAAACGAAGCCGTAACCGACGACACCAAGCCCGTTCCGGTAGTAATTGCAACCCCATCCGGCAACAGTGGTTCCGGCATCCTCCTAAGCGGAAAGCTCGAATCAGAAAATACCGCCAACATCAGTACCCGCGTGATGGGCTACATCTCCTCCATCAGGGTAAAAGTAGGCGATCGCGTACAGAAAGGCGCTTTGCTCGCCACCATCAGCAGCAAAGACATTCAGGCGAAAAAGGCACAGGCCGTGGCGATGATTGCCGCCGCAGAAGCAGCCTATAAGAATGCTGCCAAGGACTACAACCGCTTCCAGACGTTGCACAAACAGCAAAGCGCATCAGACAAAGAGCTGGAAAACGTCACCCTGCAATACACCGCAGCCAAATCGAACCTCGAAGCGGCCCGCCAGGGATTGAAGGAGGTCAATGCCATGCTGAGCTACACTAACATCACGGCTCCTTTCTCCGGTGTCATTACCCAAAAGCTGGCCGACGAAGGTAGCATGGCAAATCCCGGAATGCCGTTGTTAATTCTGGAACAGAACGGATTGCTTCGCCTCAGTGCAACGGTTTCGGAGAGTGATATCAATCAAATAAATGTGGGAGAGGTAGCACAGGTGGACATCAAATCGACCGGCAAAAGCTTCCAGGGAAAGATAACAGAGCTAAGCCCTTCCTCCCAAGCTACCGGTGGTCAATACGTGGTAAAAATCACTATCCCGGCCAACCAGCAGAAAGAGTTACTCTCCGGCATGTATGCCAACGCCACTGTAGCCGGTAAATCAACAGGTTCTTCACAATCGGGCAGCATTCAGGTTCCGGTAGCCAGCATCGTCAATCGCGACCAGTTGACCGGCCTTTATGTGGTTTCGGACAAAAACAAAGCCTCGCTCCGTTGGGTGCGTTTGGGCAAAGTTTCAGGTGATCAGGTGGAGGTTCTTTCGGGACTGAATGCGAATGAGCGGTTCGTGCTACAAGCGGACGGAAAATTGTATAACGGAGTAACGGTCGTTGCGAAAAACTAA
- a CDS encoding DUF2892 domain-containing protein, translating to MRERIIRAVAGIMMLLSVTLTLTVSPNWVWLGVFVGVNLLQSAFTRFCPLEWILKEMRIGE from the coding sequence ATGAGAGAAAGAATTATCCGTGCTGTAGCAGGGATTATGATGCTACTTAGCGTAACACTCACCCTCACCGTTTCACCCAACTGGGTTTGGCTCGGTGTATTTGTAGGAGTCAACCTTCTTCAATCTGCATTTACCCGATTTTGTCCCCTGGAATGGATATTGAAAGAGATGCGCATCGGGGAATAG
- a CDS encoding efflux RND transporter permease subunit, whose amino-acid sequence MKEGLSGKIANAFLKSKLTVLLMIAFLLIGAYSTYLIPREEEPQIDVPMADIMIGFPGASPQEVESTISAPLEKVVSNIKGVEHVYSTSMKGQAMVSVQFYVGQDIERSLVKLYNEIMKNMDKFPQGVTMPLVKTRAIDDVPALSLTLWSEKSSDYALTQLAEVVTTEIKKIPNVANVTILGGRSRQVKVVLDKDKMAENHVDFLSISQQIQGSNAQMTSGNLLKADTAFSVETGNFLSSADDVANLIVGSNGNQPVYLRQVAKVEDGAETPRQYVTFGYGAASKADQLKHKGEYPAVTLAIAKKKGADAMHLSEQILSKVDHLKKDLIPNDVTVTTTRNYGESASEKVSELLMHLFIAIIVVTLFVMLAMGWRGGLVVFLSVPVTFAMTLFAYYFLDYTLNRITLFALVFVTGIVVDDSIIIAENMHRHFKMKRLPFHQAAIFAINEVGNPTILATFTVIAAVLPMAFVSGLMGPYMSPMPIGASIAMLISLIIALTLTPYLGYIFLREKEKAGKEHKEHKMEDSKIYRLYYKTIVPLLENRKKRWTFMLVTVAILLGSLTLFYTKSVPVKMLPFDNKNEFQVVIDMPEGTTLERTAAITQEISEYIAKQPLVTNYQGYVGTSAPISFNGLVRHYDMRRGENVADIQVNLVDKKERKAQSHEIAKGMRPAIQAIAKKYNANVKVVEVPPGPPVMSTVVAEIYGPDYNEQMKIADQVKHIVANTEDVVDVDWMVEADQPELNFDVDKEKAMKMGIAPAQVVATVRGAMSGMPTGVLHRTNSFQPVNILLQLSDADKAGLNDLSNLKIINRQGMAVPVSDLITIKKDVSQKSIFRKDQKRVVYVVADMAGKLESPFYAMTKISDKLKEVKVPAGYKLNEEYSKQPELEDNYTLKWDGEWQITYEVFRDLGIAFLIVIIIIYMLIVGWFQNFMVPIVMLAAIPLSLIGIVIGHWIMGSFFSATSMIGFIALAGVMVRNSVLLIDFINIRLEEGISLKQSIIEAGAVRTTPILLTAGAVALGAVVILFDPIFQGLAISLMGGTFTSTLLTLIVVPLLYFKMMRKKYPESK is encoded by the coding sequence ATGAAAGAAGGATTATCCGGCAAAATAGCCAACGCATTTTTAAAGTCAAAACTGACTGTACTGTTGATGATAGCCTTCCTGCTGATAGGGGCTTACAGTACATACCTGATACCGCGTGAGGAAGAACCCCAAATCGATGTGCCAATGGCCGACATCATGATCGGTTTCCCCGGTGCATCACCGCAGGAGGTGGAATCGACCATATCCGCACCACTGGAAAAAGTGGTCTCCAATATCAAAGGCGTGGAGCACGTTTACTCCACCTCGATGAAAGGCCAGGCAATGGTTTCGGTGCAGTTTTACGTGGGACAAGACATCGAACGTTCCCTCGTGAAGCTCTACAACGAGATCATGAAGAACATGGATAAATTCCCGCAAGGCGTAACCATGCCTTTGGTGAAAACCCGTGCCATCGATGACGTACCTGCATTGAGCCTCACCCTTTGGAGCGAAAAAAGCAGTGATTATGCCCTGACCCAACTAGCAGAAGTGGTGACCACCGAAATCAAGAAGATTCCCAACGTTGCCAACGTGACTATCCTCGGAGGTCGCAGCCGTCAGGTGAAAGTTGTTTTGGATAAAGATAAAATGGCCGAAAATCATGTCGATTTCCTCTCTATCAGCCAACAAATCCAGGGCAGTAACGCACAAATGACCTCCGGCAATCTGCTGAAAGCCGACACCGCATTCTCTGTGGAGACCGGCAACTTCCTGAGCAGCGCCGATGATGTGGCCAATCTGATTGTGGGTTCTAACGGCAACCAGCCCGTTTATCTCCGTCAGGTCGCTAAAGTGGAAGACGGAGCAGAAACTCCCCGCCAGTACGTGACTTTCGGTTACGGAGCGGCCAGTAAGGCAGACCAACTGAAGCACAAAGGCGAATACCCTGCCGTAACATTGGCTATTGCCAAGAAAAAAGGAGCCGATGCGATGCACCTCTCCGAGCAAATTCTGAGTAAGGTGGATCACCTGAAGAAAGACCTGATTCCGAATGACGTAACAGTGACTACCACCCGTAACTACGGGGAGTCGGCTTCTGAAAAAGTATCCGAACTGCTGATGCACCTGTTCATCGCTATTATCGTAGTTACCTTGTTTGTGATGCTGGCGATGGGCTGGCGCGGTGGATTAGTGGTCTTCCTGTCGGTTCCGGTCACCTTTGCCATGACACTTTTTGCCTACTATTTCCTTGATTATACGCTCAACCGGATTACGCTCTTTGCCCTCGTGTTTGTAACGGGGATTGTGGTGGACGACTCCATCATCATTGCCGAGAATATGCACCGCCACTTCAAGATGAAACGTCTGCCGTTCCATCAGGCTGCCATCTTCGCCATCAACGAGGTAGGAAATCCAACCATTCTGGCGACATTTACTGTAATCGCGGCAGTATTGCCGATGGCGTTCGTGTCCGGATTGATGGGACCCTACATGAGTCCGATGCCGATTGGAGCATCTATTGCGATGCTGATTTCGCTCATTATTGCATTGACCCTGACTCCTTATCTGGGTTACATTTTCCTGAGGGAAAAAGAGAAAGCCGGCAAGGAACACAAAGAGCATAAGATGGAGGACAGCAAAATCTACCGTCTGTACTACAAGACCATCGTTCCGCTGCTCGAAAACCGCAAAAAGCGCTGGACATTCATGCTCGTGACTGTAGCAATACTTTTAGGCTCTTTGACATTATTTTATACCAAATCGGTTCCGGTGAAGATGTTGCCGTTTGACAATAAGAATGAATTTCAGGTGGTGATTGATATGCCTGAAGGAACTACGCTCGAACGCACCGCTGCCATCACGCAGGAGATCTCGGAATACATCGCCAAACAGCCGTTGGTCACCAACTATCAGGGTTATGTGGGTACTTCTGCTCCAATCAGCTTCAACGGTCTGGTTCGTCACTATGACATGCGCCGCGGCGAGAATGTGGCTGATATCCAGGTAAATCTGGTGGATAAAAAAGAACGTAAAGCTCAGAGCCACGAGATTGCAAAGGGAATGCGACCTGCCATTCAGGCCATTGCGAAGAAATACAATGCTAATGTAAAAGTGGTGGAGGTTCCTCCCGGCCCTCCGGTGATGTCCACTGTGGTGGCTGAAATTTACGGTCCGGACTACAACGAGCAGATGAAAATCGCCGACCAGGTGAAACACATCGTAGCCAATACGGAAGACGTTGTCGATGTAGACTGGATGGTGGAAGCTGACCAACCGGAACTGAACTTCGACGTGGATAAAGAGAAAGCAATGAAAATGGGTATTGCTCCTGCACAGGTAGTGGCTACCGTAAGAGGCGCCATGTCGGGCATGCCCACAGGAGTGTTGCACCGTACCAACAGCTTCCAGCCGGTGAATATCCTACTGCAACTGAGTGATGCCGACAAAGCCGGACTCAACGACCTGAGCAATCTGAAAATTATCAACCGTCAGGGCATGGCTGTACCGGTAAGCGATTTAATCACTATCAAGAAAGATGTATCTCAAAAAAGCATCTTCCGTAAAGATCAGAAGCGTGTGGTGTACGTGGTGGCCGATATGGCGGGTAAACTGGAAAGTCCGTTCTACGCTATGACTAAGATTTCGGATAAACTCAAAGAGGTGAAAGTTCCTGCCGGCTATAAGCTTAACGAAGAATACAGTAAACAGCCAGAACTCGAAGACAACTATACCCTGAAATGGGACGGTGAATGGCAGATTACCTACGAGGTATTCCGTGACCTGGGCATCGCCTTCCTGATTGTGATTATCATCATCTATATGCTGATTGTCGGCTGGTTCCAGAATTTCATGGTACCTATCGTAATGCTGGCTGCCATTCCGCTCTCGTTGATCGGTATCGTGATTGGTCACTGGATCATGGGATCCTTCTTCAGCGCCACCTCCATGATTGGCTTTATTGCCTTAGCGGGTGTGATGGTGAGAAACTCGGTCTTGCTCATTGACTTTATCAATATCAGGCTGGAGGAAGGCATTTCCCTGAAACAGTCTATCATAGAAGCGGGAGCTGTTCGTACCACTCCTATCCTGCTGACCGCCGGTGCAGTTGCCTTAGGTGCGGTTGTGATCCTGTTCGACCCGATCTTCCAGGGGCTGGCTATCTCGCTGATGGGAGGTACATTTACCTCAACGCTGCTGACTTTGATTGTAGTGCCTTTGCTTTACTTCAAAATGATGCGGAAGAAATATCCGGAAAGTAAGTAA
- a CDS encoding sulfite exporter TauE/SafE family protein, with the protein MDSIYMIIPLGFLIGTVGTLIGAGGGFILVPILILLHPELSTETITAISMAVVACNALSGSVAYMSSKRVDYKAGFAFALATVPGSILGVFTTRLIPRTTFDILFGILLLGLALFLFLKGGMKMAVTKPASSHKGWVQQHLVDKWNESYDYAYDMFKGAFLSLFVGYFSPLLGIGGGIIHVPALVEWLRFPVHIATATSHFILAIMATVSVIVHIYNGTYNDPLILKMVIGLVVGVIPGAQLGAYLSRKIHGRMIIKALALSLIVVSIRILLSGMI; encoded by the coding sequence ATGGACAGCATTTATATGATCATCCCGCTTGGCTTTCTGATCGGTACCGTTGGCACCCTAATCGGTGCTGGCGGTGGGTTTATATTGGTTCCCATCCTGATCCTATTGCATCCGGAACTCAGCACCGAAACCATCACTGCAATATCGATGGCAGTGGTTGCCTGTAACGCTCTGTCAGGTTCAGTAGCCTATATGTCTTCCAAAAGAGTTGATTACAAGGCAGGCTTTGCATTTGCCCTGGCAACGGTGCCTGGTTCAATACTTGGTGTGTTTACCACCAGACTCATTCCGCGAACTACTTTTGATATTCTTTTTGGCATCTTGTTGCTCGGTTTAGCGCTTTTTCTTTTCCTAAAGGGAGGCATGAAGATGGCGGTCACGAAACCCGCTTCCTCGCATAAAGGGTGGGTGCAGCAACATCTTGTCGATAAGTGGAATGAATCCTATGATTATGCTTACGATATGTTTAAAGGAGCATTTCTAAGCCTTTTTGTGGGGTATTTCTCTCCATTGCTGGGGATTGGCGGTGGGATTATTCATGTGCCGGCTCTGGTGGAGTGGTTGCGTTTCCCCGTACACATTGCCACGGCTACTTCGCATTTTATCCTTGCCATCATGGCCACGGTGAGTGTGATTGTTCACATTTACAACGGAACCTACAATGATCCCCTGATTCTGAAAATGGTCATAGGGCTGGTGGTTGGCGTGATACCGGGGGCGCAACTGGGCGCTTACTTATCCCGGAAGATTCACGGCAGGATGATTATCAAGGCATTGGCGCTTTCCCTTATCGTTGTGAGCATCCGGATTTTATTGTCAGGTATGATCTGA
- a CDS encoding NifB/NifX family molybdenum-iron cluster-binding protein encodes MKVAIPTRGTVVDDHFGHCEKYTIYTIGADNHIESTETLPSPQGCGCKSNIAAELREKGVKVMLAGNMGEGAMKNLVLRQIEVIRGCKGEVDELIAAYLQGRINDSGVGCDHHHDHGADHVCSK; translated from the coding sequence ATGAAAGTAGCGATCCCGACACGGGGTACTGTGGTTGACGACCACTTCGGCCATTGCGAGAAGTACACCATTTATACCATTGGTGCGGACAACCATATCGAAAGCACCGAAACACTTCCATCGCCTCAGGGCTGTGGTTGTAAATCAAACATCGCTGCGGAATTGAGAGAGAAAGGCGTAAAAGTGATGCTGGCCGGTAATATGGGCGAAGGTGCGATGAAGAATCTGGTTTTGCGCCAAATCGAAGTCATCAGAGGCTGTAAAGGCGAGGTAGATGAATTAATTGCGGCTTATTTGCAGGGAAGAATCAACGATTCGGGTGTGGGTTGTGATCATCATCACGATCACGGCGCCGATCATGTGTGCTCGAAATGA
- a CDS encoding DUF134 domain-containing protein: MARTPQKRKITAPPTMEGFKPFGIPMSTLEPVILLFEEYEAIRLCDYDGLTQDQAAERMTVSRPTFTRIYEKARRTIAQAFVEGKAIFIEGGNYHTDEHWYRCESCKKLLIEQEETEQCGYCQSAELRKLNSNG; the protein is encoded by the coding sequence ATGGCAAGAACGCCCCAGAAACGTAAGATAACAGCTCCTCCTACCATGGAGGGTTTCAAGCCGTTTGGCATACCGATGAGTACGCTCGAACCGGTCATTCTGCTCTTTGAAGAGTACGAGGCAATTCGCCTGTGTGACTACGATGGGCTGACACAGGATCAGGCAGCTGAACGGATGACTGTATCGAGGCCTACCTTTACGCGCATCTATGAAAAGGCGCGCCGGACCATTGCTCAGGCCTTTGTGGAAGGCAAAGCCATTTTTATCGAAGGGGGCAATTATCATACAGACGAGCACTGGTACCGTTGCGAATCCTGCAAAAAACTGCTCATTGAGCAAGAGGAAACCGAACAATGCGGCTATTGCCAGTCAGCCGAACTCCGAAAACTGAACTCAAATGGATAA
- a CDS encoding acyl-CoA thioesterase codes for MKQRIESSETRQFKAIFPSTLNANETLFGGQAMQWMDEVAYITATRFTRQRMFTVNTENIRFLKTISPGSFVEVVGRVEKAGPVKLTVQVEIYMEEMYGEKREKAVEGAFVFAALDDENRPRRISYPIGITTH; via the coding sequence ATGAAACAACGAATAGAATCCAGCGAAACCCGCCAGTTTAAGGCCATATTCCCCAGCACGTTAAATGCTAACGAAACGCTCTTTGGCGGACAGGCCATGCAGTGGATGGACGAGGTGGCCTATATTACCGCCACGCGCTTTACCCGACAACGTATGTTTACCGTTAACACGGAAAATATCCGTTTCCTGAAAACAATCTCCCCGGGCTCTTTCGTCGAGGTAGTGGGACGTGTGGAGAAGGCAGGTCCGGTCAAACTGACCGTACAGGTGGAAATCTACATGGAAGAGATGTATGGCGAGAAACGCGAAAAAGCGGTGGAAGGTGCATTTGTATTTGCTGCACTTGATGATGAGAATCGTCCCCGTCGCATCAGCTATCCTATCGGGATTACAACCCACTAA